In a genomic window of Helianthus annuus cultivar XRQ/B chromosome 10, HanXRQr2.0-SUNRISE, whole genome shotgun sequence:
- the LOC110886387 gene encoding KH domain-containing protein HEN4, which yields MDAHTPFANNKRPFDHTTVDRSDPHLTPSSSTKRRHHPLPSSPATPQSTINNPFRNPIKFSSNETVFRILCPASKTGGLIGKGGAIIRQFREETGARIRIDEPIPGADERVILIAAADSNPNPNSNHKSKNNVNSNDNDNNNNSKNEECEGEGLGGLSCEESVAQNALVRVFERILKVDEERSKMGKEEGENGEDNAADGSGGIPQGPVVCRLLAASHQIGSVLGRGGKIIEKIRQESGAQVRVMPKDQLPECAFPGDELIQMAGKFVAVKKALLSVSSCLQEAGNSGSNRPMGIAPHGYGGDHHHRMGMEEEIVFRLLCHADKVGSLIGKGGSIRRALQTETGASIKIADPSPDSDERVVVISARESLEQRHSPSQDAVMRVHGRIVEAGFESGAAIVARLLVHSRLIGCIWGKGGMIINELRRLTGASIHVFPREQVAKYGMPSDEVVQVIGSLQCVQDALFQITGRLRETFFPMKPYFPNGHMGPPYLEMPPPSFRPRHDPAYSPVGPFEPPPFSHGGDHFHPSYSHPYGNERPGYGPPFSRQSEPASNMHAGEISEYEGRVTKVNDPAARNESITVEMTIPQSLLASVYGENNSNLGHIKEMSGAKVAVTEGKAGIVLSGTYDETQTAQCLVHGFIRCEQHLTPVGL from the exons ATGGATGCACATACACCCTTCGCAAACAACAAGCGTCCATTCGACCACACCACCGTTGACCGGTCCGACCCCCACCTTACACCGTCCTCCTCCACCAAACGCCGCCACCACCCTCTCCCATCCTCACCGGCCACACCACAATCCACCATCAATAACCCCTTCCGAAACCCTATCAAATTCTCATCTAACGAAACCGTATTCCGTATCCTCTGTCCCGCTTCAAAGACCGGCGGTTTAATCGGCAAAGGCGGTGCAATCATCCGCCAGTTTAGAGAAGAAACCGGTGCCAGAATTCGCATCGATGAGCCGATTCCCGGTGCCGATGAGCGTGTGATTCTCATAGCAGCCGCTGACTCTAACCCTAACCCTAACTCTAACCATAAGAGTAAGAATAATGTTAATAGTAATGATAATgacaacaataataatagtaaGAATGAGGAGTGTGAGGGTGAGGGTTTAGGAGGTTTAAGTTGTGAAGAATCGGTTGCTCAGAATGCATTGGTTAGGGTTTTTGAGAGGATATTGAAGGTGGATGAGGAAAGGAGTAAAATGGGGAAGGAGGAGGGGGAGAATGGTGAGGATAATGCAGCGGATGGGAGCGGTGGAATACCGCAGGGACCGGTGGTGTGTCGGTTGTTGGCGGCGAGTCATCAGATTGGATCTGTGCTTGGGAGAGGTGGGAAGATTATTGAGAAGATTAGGCAGGAGAGTGGGGCTCAGGTTCGGGTTATGCCGAAGGATCAGCTTCCGGAGTGTGCGTTTCCGGGAGATGAGTTGATTCAG ATGGCTGGAAAGTTTGTAGCCGTAAAGAAAGCTTTATTATCCGTATCAAGTTGTCTTCAAGAAGCAGGCAATTCTGGCAGTAACAGACCTATGGGAATCGCGCCTCATGGATACG GCGGTGATCACCACCACCGAATGGGCATGGAAGAGGAAATTGTTTTTAGACTACTGTGTCATGCTGACAAAGTTGGAAGTTTAATTGGTAAAGGTGGGTCCATCAGAAGAGCACTACAGACAGAGACCGGTGCATCTATAAAAATTGCTGATCCATCACCTGATTCGGATGAACGAGTGGTTGTTATATCTGCACGTGAG AGTTTAGAGCAAAGGCATTCTCCGTCACAAGATGCGGTTATGCGGGTCCATGGTAGAATCGTTGAGGCTGGGTTTGAATCCGGTGCAGCCATCGTTGCTAGGCTTCTAGTGCACTCACGGCTGATTGGGTGTATATGGGGTAAAGGCGGCATGATTATTAACGAGCTCAGAAGACTTACTGGTGCTAGCATACACGTTTTTCCTAGAGAACAGGTTGCAAAATATGGTATGCCCAGTGATGAAGTTGTGCAG GTAATTGGTAGCTTACAGTGTGTTCAAGATGCTTTGTTTCAAATCACAGGCAGACTTCGTGAAACCTTTTTTCCAATGAAACCATATTTTCCAAACGGTCACATGGGCCCGCCGTATCTAGAAATGCCACCACCTTCTTTTCGGCCTAGACATGATCCTGCTTATTCACCAGTCGGGCCTTTTGAACCACCTCCTTTTTCACACGGTGGGGACCATTTTCATCCAAGTTATTCGCACCCTTACGGCAATGAACGGCCAGGATACGGTCCCCCCTTCAGCAGGCAGTCTGAG CCAGCAAGCAACATGCATGCAGGTGAAATTAGTGAGTATGAAGGTCGTGTAACAAAGGTTAACGATCCAGCTGCAAG GAATGAAAGCATAACTGTTGAGATGACAATTCCTCAAAGTTTGTTAGCGTCTGTATATGGAGAGAACAATAGCAACTTGGGCCATATAAAAGAG ATGTCGGGTGCAAAGGTAGCGGTGACAGAAGGAAAAGCGGGAATCGTGTTGTCGGGTACTTATGATGAAACTCAAACAGCTCAGTGCCTGGTTCATGGATTCATCCGTTGTGAACAGCATCTCACCCCTGTTGGTTTGTGA